Proteins encoded by one window of Lathyrus oleraceus cultivar Zhongwan6 chromosome 1, CAAS_Psat_ZW6_1.0, whole genome shotgun sequence:
- the LOC127082938 gene encoding uncharacterized protein LOC127082938, with translation MLRKIKGAAQSVHRINRGRYVEVSRNGPIASVGPNTHHCRFYMHYKFHSAARSSFWWLATRESFNKCCTFRNFSVSSASNEVTHHSQIAWKRLYRKYCSSGDSTFSPTINMIAQAVSLSLTRSYLLVPGIFAFACGELALSQRRWGDAERYPSHDALYMRARDGYNYMFTFTFMIVEGVVLLVRALYLAVLFSPSIVMGPFADYFGPKFRKLWLHVVLRTLERAGPAFIKWGQWAATRPDLFPRDLCTKLSELHSKAPEHSFSYTKKTIEKAFNRKISEIFENFEEVPVASGSIAQVHRATLKYRYPGKQAKPLVVAVKVRHPGVGESIRRDFAIINTAAKISMFIPALKWLRLDESVQQFAVFMMSQVDLAREAAHLNRFIYNFRSWKDVSFPKPVYPLVHPAVLVETYEKGESVSHYVDDFQGHEHFKSALAHIGTHALLKMLLVDNFIHADMHPGNILVRGKSSKRLFKSKPHVIFLDVGMTAELSGSDRVNLLEFFKSVARRDGRTAAECALSLSKKQNCPNPKAFIEEVEESFTFWGTPEGDIVHPAECMEQLLEKVRRHRVNIDGNVCTVMVTTLVLEGWQRKLDPGYDVMQTLQTLLLRADWAKDLSYTIDGLMAP, from the exons ATGCTTAGAAAAATAAAGGGAGCGGCCCAATCTGTACATAGAATAAATAGAGGCAGATACGTGGAAGTGAGTAGAAATGGGCCAATTGCCTCGGTTGGACCAAATACCCACCACTGCCGGTTCTACATGCATTATAAGTTTCATAGTGCAGCACGTAGTTCATTTTGGTGGCTTGCAACAAGGGAAAGCTTTAACAAGTGCTGTACTTTTAGAAACTTTTCTGTAAGCTCAGCAAGTAATGAAGTCACACATCATTCTCAGATTGCTTGGAAAAGGCTGTACAGAAAGTACTGTTCCAGTGGTGATAGTACATTTTCTCCCACCATAAATATGATTGCTCAAGCAGTGAGCTTGTCTCTGACTCGCTCATATTTGCTGGTTCCTGGTATTTTTGCATTTGCATGTGGAGAGCTTGCATTGTCTCAACGAAGATGGGGAGATGCAGAACGTTACCCATCACATGATGCATTGTATATGCGTGCACGAGATGGGTATAATTACATGTTTACGTTTACATTCATGATAGTTGAAGGTGTTGTCTTATTAGTGAGGGCTTTATATCTAGCTGTATTATTCTCTCCAAGCATTGTGATGGGACCGTTTGCAGATTATTTTGGACCAAAATTTAGGAAACTGTGGCTCCATGTTGTTCTTCGAACACTAGAAAGAGCAGGTCCCGCTTTCATAAAATGGGGTCAGTGGGCAGCTACGCGTCCTGATCTTTTTCCTCGTGATCTATGCACCAAGCTTTCTGAACTTCACAGTAAAGCTCCTGAGCATAGTTTCAGCTACACAAAGAAAACCATAGAAAAAGCATTTAACCGAAAAATTTCcgaaatttttgaaaattttgaagagGTTCCAGTTGCATCTGGAAGCATTGCTCAAGTGCACCGTGCTACATTAAAATATCGGTATCCTGGTAAGCAAGCGAAACCTCTGGTGGTTGCTGTGAAGGTTAGACATCCTGGTGTGGGAGAGTCGATCAGAAGGGATTTTGCTATTATCAATACGGCGGCAAAAATTTCCATGTTCATTCCTGCTCTTAAGTGGTTAAGATTAGACGAGAGTGTACAACAGTTTGCAGTTTTCATGATGTCCCAAGTTGACCTTGCTAGGGAAGCTGCCCATTTAAACCGCTTCATTTATAATTTCCGCAGCTGGAAGGATGTTTCTTTCCCTAAGCCTGTCTATCCACTTGTCCACCCTGCTGTTTTGGTAGAAACATATGAAAAGGGAGAAAGTGTCTCACATTATGTTGATGATTTTCAAGGACATGAACATTTTAAATCTGCTCTTGCTCACATCGGGACTCATGCACTTCTGAAGATGCTTCTG GTGGACAACTTCATTCATGCAGATATGCATCCTGGAAATATCCTTGTTCGTGGAAAGTCTAGCAAACGACTTTTCAAATCAAAACCTCATGTAATTTTCCTAGATGTTGGCATGACTGCTGAACTCTCTGGTAGTGATAGGGTAAACTTACTGGAATTTTTCAAATCTGTTGCCCGCCGGGATGGCCGTACCGCTGCAGAATGCGCACTGAGTTTATCAAAGAAACAGAACTGCCCTAATCCAAAGGCTTTTATCGAG GAAGTGGAGGAGTCGTTTACTTTTTGGGGCACCCCTGAAGGTGACATAGTTCATCCTGCAGAGTGCATGGAGCAATTACTTGAGAAAGTTAGGCGTCATAGAGTTAATATTGATGGTAATGTTTGTACTGTCATGGTGACAACCTTGGTTCTTGAG GGTTGGCAGCGAAAGCTTGATCCCGGGTATGATGTGATGCAGACGCTGCAGACTTTGCTGCTCAGAGCTGATTGGGCAAAGGACCTTTCTTACACAATTGATGGACTTATGGCCCCTTGA